The genomic region GGGGCGGTCCGGCGACGGCGGGCCAGAACTCGTGGCTGAAGCTATTCGATTCGACCGGCGCTGCGATCTACGTCCCGATCTGGAAGTAGCCGGCGCGCCCGATTACGTGAGCGTCGTGGATTGAGGGCGCATCTTATCTCAGCCGGGCCGCGGCGGCTTGAGCGCGAGGATCGAGCGGACCTTGGCTGCGATGTCGGATGCGTTCAGAACGTCGGTGATGATCGCGGCGGCATCCGCGCCTGCCGAGAGGACCTCGGGTATCGACGCCTCGGTGATCCCGCCGATCGCGACGATCGGCAGGCGCACCGCGGCGCGTACGGCGCGCAAATTAGCGAGTCCCTGGCCCGCGACATTCTGCTTCAATCCACCGGGGTACATCGGGCCGAATCCGATGTAGTCCGCGCCACCGCGCTCGGCGGCGAGAGCCTGCTCGACGGTGTGGGTGGAAATGCCGATGAGCAATTCGCGGCCGACCAACAGACGCGCAGCTTCCAGCGGAAGATCGGTCTGGCCGAGGTGGACGCCATGCGCCTCGGCGAGCATCGCGATATCGACGCGGTCATTCACGATCAGAATCGCGCTGCGCTGGCGGCATCGCGATGCGATCGCGCGGGCGGCGGCGAGCAGCTCGCGCGCCGGCGTATCCTTCATCCGGAGCTGCATGACGCGCGCGCCGGCGTCGAGGTACGTGTCGGCCAGCGCGACGGGGTCGTGCCCGTTCGCCGAATCGACCATCGCGTAAAAATGCGAGGGGATAAGAGTCATTCGGCAGGATACTTGGTGAGGATGATTTTGTGGTCGGTGATTTTTTTGCGCAGCGTGTTGCGATTGAGCCCGAGCATCCGGGCGGCGCGCACCTGGTTGCCGCCGGAGCGTTTGAGGGCGAGTTCGACCAGCGGACGTTCGATTTCGGCGACGAGGCGATGATAGAGGTCGCGCGGTTCTTCGCCGCCGGGCGCGTCGAACCAGGTTGCGATGCGCCCCGAGATGATTTCGGAAAGCGTTCCGCTGTCGGACGCCGAGGAATTGGAGGCTGCGGCTGCTCCCGGGCGCGTGAGCTCGATATCTTCGCCGCGAATCGTGCTGCCGGGAGCGAGCAGCGCCGCGCGCATCACGTTGTTCTCGAGTTCGCGCACGTTGCCGGGCCAATTGTAGGAGGCGAGCTTGGCGCGCGCTTCGGGGCTGATGGTGGTGGCGCGCGCGCCCATCTCCTGCGAGGCCTTGCCGACAAAGTAATCCGTGAGCTCGGCGATATCTTCGCGGCGTTCGCGCAGCGCGGGCATCTGGATCGGAATCACACGCAGCCGGAAGTAGAGATCCTCGCGGAACTTGCGCGCGGCGACCAGGGTCTCGAGGTCCTGATTGGTCGCGGCGATCACGCGCGCCTTGAGTTTGAGCGTTTCGACGCTGCCGACGCGATTGAATTCGCGCTCTTGCAGCACGCGGAGCAGCTTCGGCTGCAACTCGATCGGCAGGTCGCCGATTTCGTCGAGGAAGATGGTGCCCTGGTCGGCCATCTCGAATTTGCCGGCGCGGCGTTCGGTCGCGCCGGTGAACGAACCGCGCTCGTGGCCGAACAGTTCGCTTTCGAGCAGGCCCTGCGGAATCGCGGAGCAATTGACCGCGACGAACGGCGAGCGCCATCGCGCCGATTTGAAGTGAATCGCGCGCGCGACCAGTTCCTTGCCGGTGCCGCTCTCGCCGCTCAGCAGAACTGTCGCGTCGTTGGTGACGACGCGGCCGATCAGCTTATAGACTTCCTGCATCGCAGGACTGCGGCCGATGATCTCGCCGCCGACGAGTTGGCGATTGACTTCGTCTTTGAGGCGATCGAGGTCGGCGGCTTGCGAAGCGACCTCGACCGCGCGCTTGACCGCGGCGGCCACCAGATCGAGGTTGGCGAACGGCTTGGTGAGGTAGTCGTGCGCGCCCCGCTTCATCGCTTCGACGGCGTTGTTCATCGTGCTGGCGGCGGTGATCACGATGATCAAACTGCGCAGCGCTTCGGCGTGCGCAGTCGAGAGCACCTCGAGGCCGCCGCTGCCGGGCATAATGATATCGAGCAGGGCGACGTCGAAGCGGTTGGTGCGGAGTGCAGCCAGCGCGGCGCCGCTATCGATCGCTTCCTCGACGCGATAGCCGTCGGCCTCGAGGCGATGACGCAGGACGAGGCGGATGGCCGGATCGTCGTCGGCGATCAGGACGGCGGCGGAGTTGCCGGAATCTTTGAGTCGTTCGACGAAGTTAGGGTCCGTTACACCCATGTTAGAGCTCACGGAGAGACATCGTAACAAGAAGTGCAATCTTGTCGCGAACGGCGGAGAGCATCTTTTTTGGAACTCAACTGTTCGACGAAAGCGAAATCGGCAGGATCGCCTTGAAGGTCATCCCGTCGCTCGATGCGGCGTTGCCCTTGGCGCGATCGACGACGCCGCGTTGCGCCCACAATCTACCGCCGTGAAGCGCGATAATCCGCTGGCAGAGCACGAGTCCGAGGCCGGTCCCGGCGGGCTTGGTGGTGAAGAAGGGAGTGAAAAGCTGGGACAGTTGCTCTTCGGAGATGCCGGCGCCGCTATCGCTCACCTCGACGCCGAGGAACTGGCGGCGACGGCCCTCGGCAGCCATCCGGAATTCGGTTTCGATGCGTGTATGGAGCCGGATCGTGCCGGAGGAACCGATCGCCTCGGCGGCATTCTTGATCAGATTGAGGAAGGCGCGCACCAGCGCGCCCTCGTCGCCGACCACCGCGGGCAGACTCGGGTCGAAGTCCTGAATCAGCACGACACCCTCGGGCGGCTGGGGAAACAGGCCGGCCAGCCGCAGCGCCTGATGCAATACCTGGTGGATGTTCACGTCGTCCTGGGCCAGCGGTTGCGGTCCGCTGACGGCGAGCACCTGTTCGACCAGCGACGCGATGCGATTGACGCCGTCGAGGATGACGCCGCAATACTGCTGGCCCCTTTCGTCGCGCGGGAACATCCCGGCCAGCAACTCAGCGGCGCCCTTGATGCCGGTGAGCGGGTTTTTGACCTCGTGCGCGAGTCCGGCGGGCGATAGCCGCAGGTTGAGGTCACCGGTGGTCGCGGCGCTGGCGGCGCCTTTCTCATGCGACAGGTCGTGCAAAAGGACGATTGCGCCGGTGGTCAGGCCCGCTTCGTCGCGAAGCGGGGAGACTTCGGCGCGGACCGAAAGCTTGCGCGGGGCCATCGCCAGGATCGATTCGGGATCGCCGAGGTCCTGACCGCTGGCGAGGCACAACGCGACCATCCGAGCCAGCCACTCATTCTGCCGGATGAGCTCGCCGACGGTCGCTTCGCCGACCGGTGATGCGCCGAGCATCGTCTCGGCGGCCGGGTTGGCGAATTGCGGGCTCATCTGGGGCGAGAGCACGACGATCGCGTCGGTCAGGTTATCGACGATGTCGCGCCAGAGATTCATTTTGAGATGGTACTTGGAGAGCCGACCGGGGCGATCGTGTCGCCTGGATGAAGATAACACAAAGGTGAGTTGAGGCTAAAGGAAGGATCGAAAAATCGAGCGTTCGATTCCGCAATCGCGCTGAGTTTTACAAGAATTATTCAAACTCGTTCAATGGATGCATTAGATTTTTTAATGGCTTATCCACCCGCGAAGGGTTGATCCTCCTCGCCTCGGTGGGTAGCGTTGGCAAGGTTTTGCGGGGAGTATGCGGACGGCGAAGTTTATCAAGGG from Candidatus Binatus sp. harbors:
- the thiE gene encoding thiamine phosphate synthase; translated protein: MTLIPSHFYAMVDSANGHDPVALADTYLDAGARVMQLRMKDTPARELLAAARAIASRCRQRSAILIVNDRVDIAMLAEAHGVHLGQTDLPLEAARLLVGRELLIGISTHTVEQALAAERGGADYIGFGPMYPGGLKQNVAGQGLANLRAVRAAVRLPIVAIGGITEASIPEVLSAGADAAAIITDVLNASDIAAKVRSILALKPPRPG
- a CDS encoding sigma-54 dependent transcriptional regulator, with the protein product MGVTDPNFVERLKDSGNSAAVLIADDDPAIRLVLRHRLEADGYRVEEAIDSGAALAALRTNRFDVALLDIIMPGSGGLEVLSTAHAEALRSLIIVITAASTMNNAVEAMKRGAHDYLTKPFANLDLVAAAVKRAVEVASQAADLDRLKDEVNRQLVGGEIIGRSPAMQEVYKLIGRVVTNDATVLLSGESGTGKELVARAIHFKSARWRSPFVAVNCSAIPQGLLESELFGHERGSFTGATERRAGKFEMADQGTIFLDEIGDLPIELQPKLLRVLQEREFNRVGSVETLKLKARVIAATNQDLETLVAARKFREDLYFRLRVIPIQMPALRERREDIAELTDYFVGKASQEMGARATTISPEARAKLASYNWPGNVRELENNVMRAALLAPGSTIRGEDIELTRPGAAAASNSSASDSGTLSEIISGRIATWFDAPGGEEPRDLYHRLVAEIERPLVELALKRSGGNQVRAARMLGLNRNTLRKKITDHKIILTKYPAE
- a CDS encoding nitrogen regulation protein NR(II); this encodes MNLWRDIVDNLTDAIVVLSPQMSPQFANPAAETMLGASPVGEATVGELIRQNEWLARMVALCLASGQDLGDPESILAMAPRKLSVRAEVSPLRDEAGLTTGAIVLLHDLSHEKGAASAATTGDLNLRLSPAGLAHEVKNPLTGIKGAAELLAGMFPRDERGQQYCGVILDGVNRIASLVEQVLAVSGPQPLAQDDVNIHQVLHQALRLAGLFPQPPEGVVLIQDFDPSLPAVVGDEGALVRAFLNLIKNAAEAIGSSGTIRLHTRIETEFRMAAEGRRRQFLGVEVSDSGAGISEEQLSQLFTPFFTTKPAGTGLGLVLCQRIIALHGGRLWAQRGVVDRAKGNAASSDGMTFKAILPISLSSNS